A section of the Salmo trutta chromosome 4, fSalTru1.1, whole genome shotgun sequence genome encodes:
- the LOC115191977 gene encoding hepatocyte cell adhesion molecule-like isoform X1 produces MTTLQYLGISVRFIIVLCSPQHSDQPETWQVKGIVGTFLSFPERVLKSGNLLYGDLGNIAQVYPGKQSNTNLEKRFKNRLHWNNVTGVFTLSDLQIDDSGVYTVENADAEEKMTHAFQLTVYYVLSKPQVTVHDNISCSVVCSVENGREVTLSWYRGGEILNQISSPDHITLSLPLKVDEQNRDSYRCEAANPVSKETAVVPNSCIESDPSKVTDGDATTQGSLIAVICVLVASGLVGLAICLKKRRNGQQHEDSPERKQDDILYAEITHIKPADNQEVRTGIQELESLRDNPNLTSVYDTLQLHRMADSEDVDTKSNGTS; encoded by the exons tGCTCTGCTCGCCTCAGCATTCAGACCAGCCAGAGACTTGGCAGGTGAAAGGCATCGTGGGAACTTTTCTCTCTTTTCCAGAGAGGGTGTTGAAATCTGGCAATTTACTTTATGGAGACCTTGGCAATATTGCACAGGTGTACCCTGGTAAACAAAGTAATACAAACCTTGAGAAGAGGTTTAAAAACCGCCTTCACTGGAACAATGTTACTGGAGTCTTCACTTTGTCAGACCTACAAATAGATGATTCTGGGGTTTACACTGTGGAGAATGCAGATGCTGAAGAGAAGATGACACATGCATTTCAGCTGACTGTGTACT ATGTTCTGTCCAAACCTCAGGTGACGGTCCATGATAACATCTCCTGTAGCGTGGTGTGTTCTGTGGAGAACGGGAGAGAAGTGACCCTGTCCTGGTACAGAGGAGGGGAGATACTCAACCAGATCAGCAGCCCTGACcacatcaccctctctctacctctgaagGTGGATGAACAGAACAGAGACTCTTACAGATGTGAGGCTGCCAACCCAGTCAGCAAGGAGACAGCTGTTGTTCCAAATTCCTGTATAGAGAGTGATCCCTCCAAGGTGACAG ATGGTGATGCTACGACTCAAGGTTCTCTTATTGCTGTAATCTGTGTTCTGGTTGCTTCAGGACTTGTTGGACTTGCAATCTGTCTTAAGAAGAGGAGAAACGGACAGCAACATGAAG ATTCACCTGAAAGAAAGCAAGATGACATTCTGTATGCAGAGATTACTCACATTAAACCAGCTGATAACCAG gAGGTGCGAACTGGTATACAAGAACTGGAGTCACTTAGAGACAACCCTAACCTGACATCAGTTTATGATACACTCCAATTACATCGCATGGCTGACAGCGAGGATGTTGACACTAAATCAAATGGAACCTCTTAA
- the LOC115191977 gene encoding leucine-rich repeats and immunoglobulin-like domains protein 1 isoform X3: MTTLQYLGISVRFIIVLCSPQHSDQPETWQVKGIVGTFLSFPERVLKSGNLLYGDLGNIAQVYPGKQSNTNLEKRFKNRLHWNNVTGVFTLSDLQIDDSGVYTVENADAEEKMTHAFQLTVYYVLSKPQVTVHDNISCSVVCSVENGREVTLSWYRGGEILNQISSPDHITLSLPLKVDEQNRDSYRCEAANPVSKETAVVPNSCIESDPSKVTDGDATTQGSLIAVICVLVASGLVGLAICLKKRRNGQQHEDSPERKQDDILYAEITHIKPADNQMNLRRQNKGK, from the exons tGCTCTGCTCGCCTCAGCATTCAGACCAGCCAGAGACTTGGCAGGTGAAAGGCATCGTGGGAACTTTTCTCTCTTTTCCAGAGAGGGTGTTGAAATCTGGCAATTTACTTTATGGAGACCTTGGCAATATTGCACAGGTGTACCCTGGTAAACAAAGTAATACAAACCTTGAGAAGAGGTTTAAAAACCGCCTTCACTGGAACAATGTTACTGGAGTCTTCACTTTGTCAGACCTACAAATAGATGATTCTGGGGTTTACACTGTGGAGAATGCAGATGCTGAAGAGAAGATGACACATGCATTTCAGCTGACTGTGTACT ATGTTCTGTCCAAACCTCAGGTGACGGTCCATGATAACATCTCCTGTAGCGTGGTGTGTTCTGTGGAGAACGGGAGAGAAGTGACCCTGTCCTGGTACAGAGGAGGGGAGATACTCAACCAGATCAGCAGCCCTGACcacatcaccctctctctacctctgaagGTGGATGAACAGAACAGAGACTCTTACAGATGTGAGGCTGCCAACCCAGTCAGCAAGGAGACAGCTGTTGTTCCAAATTCCTGTATAGAGAGTGATCCCTCCAAGGTGACAG ATGGTGATGCTACGACTCAAGGTTCTCTTATTGCTGTAATCTGTGTTCTGGTTGCTTCAGGACTTGTTGGACTTGCAATCTGTCTTAAGAAGAGGAGAAACGGACAGCAACATGAAG ATTCACCTGAAAGAAAGCAAGATGACATTCTGTATGCAGAGATTACTCACATTAAACCAGCTGATAACCAG